One Opitutus sp. ER46 genomic region harbors:
- the prmB gene encoding 50S ribosomal protein L3 N(5)-glutamine methyltransferase, which translates to MPTSSRRKTRPATDPFAGAAALETPGAWLAFAEKLLEERGVALGQVATDAHDEALYLILRTLGFELDVPVSVLRRRLTPAQRASLEAVFCRRVIERVPAAYLTREAWLGEHRFYVDERVIIPRSYFLELIPGQLGEWLPEGGANVRHAVDVCTGSGCLAILLAHQFPSARVDACDLSADALAVAKRNVHEHGVASRVHLYQSDVLDAVPPAKYDIILSNPPYEPSGLVDQQTPEFAAEPRMAHDGGADGLVVIRKLLRQARARLQPHGIVVIEVGGLREAIDREFGKLQPQWLPTADGTDCVVLFQAHRLGEG; encoded by the coding sequence ATGCCCACGTCGTCGCGTCGGAAGACCAGGCCGGCCACTGATCCCTTCGCGGGCGCCGCGGCGCTCGAGACGCCCGGGGCGTGGCTCGCTTTCGCGGAGAAACTGCTCGAGGAGCGCGGCGTGGCGCTCGGGCAGGTCGCGACCGACGCGCATGACGAGGCGTTGTACCTGATTCTTCGGACGCTCGGGTTTGAGCTCGATGTGCCGGTTTCGGTGCTGCGGCGCCGGCTCACGCCGGCGCAGCGCGCGAGTCTGGAGGCCGTCTTTTGCCGGCGCGTGATCGAGCGCGTGCCGGCGGCGTACCTCACGCGCGAGGCGTGGCTGGGTGAGCACCGGTTCTACGTCGACGAGCGGGTGATCATCCCCCGCAGCTACTTTCTCGAACTCATCCCCGGGCAACTGGGCGAGTGGCTGCCGGAGGGTGGCGCGAACGTCCGCCACGCGGTCGACGTCTGCACCGGCTCGGGCTGCCTCGCGATCCTGCTCGCGCACCAGTTTCCCTCGGCGCGCGTGGATGCCTGTGACCTGTCGGCCGACGCACTGGCGGTAGCGAAGCGCAACGTGCACGAGCACGGCGTGGCGTCGCGCGTGCATTTGTACCAAAGCGACGTGCTCGATGCGGTGCCGCCGGCGAAGTACGACATCATCCTCAGCAATCCCCCGTACGAGCCAAGCGGACTCGTGGACCAGCAGACCCCAGAGTTCGCGGCGGAGCCGCGGATGGCGCACGACGGCGGCGCCGACGGGCTCGTCGTCATTCGCAAGCTGTTGCGGCAGGCCCGAGCGCGATTGCAGCCGCATGGCATCGTCGTGATCGAGGTCGGCGGGCTGCGCGAAGCGATCGATCGCGAGTTCGGCAAACTCCAACCGCAGTGGCTGCCCACGGCGGACGGCACCGACTGCGTCGTGCTCTTCCAGGCACACCGGCTCGGGGAAGGCTGA
- a CDS encoding putative sulfate exporter family transporter yields MNGRQRLAAALLIVGGLLALLPWTPPWAALLAGAALALTLGNPIAQRTGVAAKHLLQFAVMGLGAGVNLTIVARVGSQGLLYTLVGLLATFAFGAWLTTRFGIAPKVGALISAGTGICGGSAIAAAAPAVGARPEETSAALAVVFLLNGVALLVFPLAGTWIGFDPHQYGLWCALAIHDTSSVTGAALTHGREALMVATTVKLARALWIVPVALVLGMWARRRDPETSHGGRLPIPWFIGGFVLLSAVFTFVPSLAPLAPWVTAGARALLTLTLFFIGAGLTREVIRLLGLRPLAHAVTLWIVVAAATAGAIHAGLIH; encoded by the coding sequence ATGAATGGCCGGCAGCGGCTGGCCGCGGCGCTGTTGATCGTGGGTGGTCTGCTCGCGTTGCTGCCGTGGACACCGCCCTGGGCCGCGTTGCTGGCCGGGGCCGCGCTGGCGCTGACGCTGGGCAATCCGATTGCGCAGCGCACCGGCGTCGCGGCCAAGCATCTGCTGCAGTTTGCGGTGATGGGCTTGGGCGCTGGCGTGAACCTGACGATCGTCGCGCGCGTCGGCAGCCAGGGGTTGCTCTACACGTTGGTCGGACTGCTCGCGACCTTCGCGTTTGGGGCCTGGCTGACGACGCGGTTTGGCATTGCGCCGAAGGTCGGCGCGCTGATCAGCGCGGGCACGGGCATCTGCGGCGGCAGCGCGATCGCGGCGGCGGCGCCGGCGGTGGGCGCGCGGCCGGAGGAAACGTCGGCGGCGCTCGCCGTCGTGTTCCTGCTCAATGGCGTGGCGCTGCTCGTGTTTCCGCTCGCGGGCACCTGGATCGGCTTTGATCCGCACCAGTATGGGCTCTGGTGCGCCCTTGCGATTCACGACACGAGCTCAGTCACCGGTGCGGCGCTCACGCATGGGCGGGAGGCGCTCATGGTGGCGACCACGGTGAAACTGGCGCGGGCGCTTTGGATCGTGCCCGTCGCGCTCGTGCTCGGGATGTGGGCCCGGCGGAGAGACCCGGAGACCTCGCATGGCGGTCGGCTGCCGATTCCATGGTTTATCGGCGGGTTTGTGCTGCTTTCGGCGGTGTTCACGTTCGTGCCGTCCCTTGCGCCGCTTGCGCCTTGGGTGACGGCCGGGGCGCGCGCGTTGCTCACCCTGACGCTCTTCTTCATCGGGGCCGGGCTGACCCGCGAGGTGATCCGCCTGCTCGGGCTGCGGCCGCTTGCGCATGCCGTGACCTTGTGGATTGTCGTCGCCGCAGCCACGGCCGGTGCGATCCACGCGGGCCTGATTCACTGA
- a CDS encoding class I SAM-dependent methyltransferase: MSDTFWDQRYANASYVYGTQPNDFLVSMAGRIPRGPVLCLAEGEGRNAVFLAERGHAVTAVDGSAVGLRKAQELAASRGVSLVTQVADLADFAITPGAWAGIVSIWAHLPPALRQRVHRQVVAGLQPGGVFILEAYTPAQLRHGTGGPKDPSLCMTLPALRAELTGLTFHVGCEIERDVKEGVGHTGLAAVVQVCAHRPAAGGPR; this comes from the coding sequence ATGAGCGACACTTTCTGGGACCAACGCTACGCCAACGCCTCCTATGTGTACGGCACGCAGCCGAACGACTTCCTGGTCTCGATGGCCGGTCGCATCCCGCGCGGGCCGGTGCTCTGCCTCGCGGAGGGCGAAGGCCGCAACGCGGTGTTTCTCGCCGAGCGCGGCCATGCGGTGACTGCGGTCGATGGCTCGGCGGTCGGCCTGCGCAAGGCGCAGGAATTGGCGGCGAGCCGCGGCGTGTCGCTGGTCACGCAGGTGGCCGACCTTGCCGACTTCGCGATTACGCCCGGAGCGTGGGCCGGGATTGTGTCGATCTGGGCGCACCTGCCGCCGGCGCTCCGGCAGCGGGTGCACCGGCAGGTGGTCGCGGGGCTTCAGCCCGGCGGCGTTTTCATTCTCGAGGCCTATACGCCGGCGCAACTGCGCCATGGCACCGGCGGACCGAAGGATCCGAGCCTGTGCATGACGCTGCCGGCGCTGCGCGCGGAACTCACGGGCCTCACGTTTCACGTCGGCTGCGAAATCGAGCGCGACGTGAAGGAGGGCGTGGGGCACACCGGCCTGGCCGCCGTCGTCCAGGTGTGTGCCCACCGGCCGGCCGCGGGCGGGCCGCGCTAG
- a CDS encoding TonB-dependent receptor: MHFSFRSLHAPGVAMLLGSASASLLGQEILLDRYYVNAPPLASDATGVTSNAVRSHLPVDVGALVAREVAAVSPVRRGGVASDVLLRGLGRDNVTVALDGAPAHAACPGRMDPPVFHVSSPLIEHIAIGAGPFDVRRGGAPGGVIAVESAAPPAERFATLGLLGGSADLRNVDAAVGGPVGGGWRLLAAGSYQEGLSYRDGTGHRISETPGLNYRPEWRDATAFAIGHAEVHARWADATGHELGLRAAINDGVDVLYPALMMDAQRDRATRLGATWAAPVQLPWADHWRLQLYHHRVEHDMSDAFRQSSLGMFAARGWMMRTIAATTNYGAQLETDVRRGDTTLTTGAQAGARHWVADNVIGASANAMIPDVTIRNVAAYTQAERATGPWRLRAGLRAEAWRSAASRDVSFAQRAHGTDRNRQTDAALMGHVFGERVLTPAVTLFGGVGHGARVPDPQERYTVVNRPGTGTDWVGNPTLDPVRGTELTAGARGTAGRVSWNARAFHLRFDDYIVLGRLTPAPGSTANPARTESYFGIGAELTGAEAKIQVGLAPGWTAAFDAAGQRGRKRSLAPNDTDRDLPDIPPWRGRAALRWESAGTWAQFETQWSARQNRVDTDAGERPLGGHAALNLRAEHALGHGLTLSAGVENLLDRAYAVHNAYTRDPFAAGLLISEPGRYLYAQLRWRL; this comes from the coding sequence ATGCATTTCTCTTTTCGTTCCCTCCACGCTCCCGGCGTCGCCATGCTCCTGGGCTCGGCCAGCGCCTCTCTCCTCGGGCAGGAAATCCTGCTCGATCGCTATTACGTCAACGCCCCACCCCTCGCGTCCGATGCCACGGGCGTAACCTCCAACGCGGTCCGCTCGCACCTGCCGGTCGACGTCGGCGCGCTCGTCGCCCGCGAGGTCGCTGCCGTCTCTCCCGTGCGCCGCGGCGGCGTCGCTTCCGACGTCCTGCTCCGCGGTCTCGGCCGCGACAACGTCACGGTCGCCCTCGACGGGGCTCCCGCCCACGCCGCGTGCCCGGGCCGGATGGACCCGCCGGTGTTTCACGTCAGCTCACCCTTGATCGAACACATCGCCATCGGCGCCGGCCCCTTCGACGTGCGACGCGGCGGCGCGCCCGGCGGCGTGATCGCCGTCGAGTCCGCCGCGCCCCCCGCCGAGCGTTTTGCTACCCTCGGGCTCCTCGGCGGCTCGGCCGATCTGCGCAACGTCGACGCCGCCGTCGGCGGGCCGGTCGGCGGCGGCTGGCGACTCCTCGCCGCCGGCAGTTACCAGGAGGGTCTCAGCTATCGCGACGGCACCGGCCACCGCATCTCGGAAACGCCGGGACTGAACTATCGGCCCGAATGGCGCGACGCCACGGCCTTTGCGATCGGCCACGCTGAGGTCCATGCCCGCTGGGCGGACGCGACCGGGCATGAACTGGGCCTGCGCGCCGCCATCAATGACGGCGTCGACGTGCTTTACCCGGCGCTGATGATGGATGCCCAACGCGATCGCGCGACCCGCCTCGGCGCCACCTGGGCCGCGCCGGTGCAACTGCCCTGGGCCGATCACTGGCGCCTCCAGCTCTACCACCACCGCGTGGAGCACGACATGAGCGACGCCTTCCGCCAGTCCTCCCTGGGCATGTTCGCCGCCCGCGGCTGGATGATGCGCACCATCGCGGCCACGACCAACTACGGCGCGCAACTCGAGACCGACGTGCGCCGCGGCGACACCACCCTCACCACCGGCGCGCAGGCCGGCGCCCGGCACTGGGTGGCCGACAACGTGATCGGCGCCAGCGCCAACGCGATGATCCCCGACGTGACGATCCGCAACGTGGCCGCGTACACGCAGGCGGAACGCGCGACCGGCCCGTGGCGGCTGCGCGCCGGCCTGCGCGCCGAGGCGTGGCGCAGCGCCGCGTCGCGCGACGTCAGCTTCGCCCAACGCGCGCACGGCACCGACCGCAATCGGCAGACCGACGCCGCGCTGATGGGGCATGTGTTCGGCGAGCGCGTGCTCACGCCGGCCGTGACGCTGTTTGGCGGCGTGGGCCATGGCGCACGCGTCCCGGATCCGCAGGAGCGCTACACCGTGGTCAACCGACCCGGCACCGGCACCGACTGGGTCGGCAACCCCACGCTTGATCCCGTGCGCGGCACCGAACTCACCGCCGGCGCCCGCGGCACCGCCGGCCGCGTGAGCTGGAATGCCCGCGCGTTTCACCTGCGCTTCGACGATTACATCGTCCTCGGGCGCCTCACGCCCGCCCCCGGCTCGACCGCCAATCCCGCCCGCACCGAGAGCTACTTTGGCATCGGCGCGGAACTGACCGGTGCCGAGGCCAAGATCCAGGTCGGGCTCGCGCCGGGCTGGACCGCCGCCTTCGACGCCGCCGGGCAGCGCGGCCGCAAACGCAGCCTCGCCCCCAACGACACCGACCGCGACCTGCCGGACATCCCGCCCTGGCGCGGCCGCGCCGCGCTGCGCTGGGAGTCCGCCGGCACGTGGGCGCAGTTCGAAACCCAGTGGTCCGCGCGTCAGAACCGCGTGGATACCGACGCTGGCGAGCGCCCGCTCGGCGGTCACGCCGCGCTCAACCTGCGCGCGGAGCACGCACTCGGCCATGGGCTGACGCTCTCCGCCGGGGTGGAAAACTTGCTCGATCGCGCCTACGCGGTGCACAACGCCTACACCCGCGACCCGTTCGCCGCCGGCTTGTTGATCAGCGAACCCGGCCGCTACCTCTACGCGCAGCTGCGCTGGCGGCTCTAG
- a CDS encoding DUF3365 domain-containing protein: MQKHPRFVMAAALAAVFVGCPLRAQEAPAAVEAEFVDPYDPEARSYVSAGSYAIDRLAMTMITDAAAAVSRGTEVAALPTCHLKDVPMKNGTVGGLPRITALKLTSLKLRNPANAPDAAEAEALKKVHYALMGGVPPKLLVQRIKQASGAYEWRVYKPLATIRQCGSCHAKAEEQSAELRAALQQKYNNDDSNSYGPGEWRGLIRVTVADAAAPAATPAPAATEAPKPGSPASPVKVKRR; the protein is encoded by the coding sequence ATGCAAAAACACCCCCGCTTCGTGATGGCCGCGGCCCTCGCCGCGGTGTTTGTCGGATGCCCGCTGCGCGCCCAGGAGGCGCCGGCCGCGGTCGAGGCTGAGTTCGTTGATCCCTATGACCCCGAGGCCCGGAGCTATGTCAGTGCCGGTTCCTATGCCATCGACCGGCTGGCGATGACGATGATCACGGACGCTGCGGCGGCGGTGTCGCGCGGCACCGAGGTGGCCGCGTTGCCGACGTGTCACTTGAAGGATGTCCCGATGAAGAACGGGACGGTCGGCGGGTTGCCGCGGATCACGGCGCTGAAGCTGACGAGCCTGAAGCTGCGCAACCCGGCGAACGCGCCGGACGCGGCGGAGGCCGAGGCGCTGAAGAAGGTGCATTATGCGTTGATGGGCGGAGTGCCGCCGAAGCTGCTCGTGCAGCGGATCAAACAGGCGTCGGGCGCGTATGAGTGGCGCGTGTACAAGCCGCTGGCGACGATCCGGCAGTGTGGCAGCTGCCACGCGAAAGCGGAGGAGCAGTCGGCCGAGCTGCGGGCGGCGCTGCAGCAGAAGTACAACAACGACGATTCCAACAGCTACGGCCCGGGCGAGTGGCGCGGGCTGATCCGCGTGACGGTGGCCGATGCGGCGGCTCCCGCGGCGACGCCGGCGCCGGCCGCGACCGAGGCCCCCAAGCCCGGCTCGCCCGCCTCGCCGGTGAAAGTGAAGCGGCGGTAG
- the cydB gene encoding cytochrome d ubiquinol oxidase subunit II — translation MSFGSLDLNTVWFILVGVLFTGYVILDGFDLGVGVLHLFAARTDHERRVFLNAIGPVWDGNEVWLVTGGGALFAAFPDVYATVFSGFYLAFMALLCALIFRAVAIEFRSKHPSALWRRFWDLSFAGGSIFSAFLIGVAMGNIAWGVPVDARGEYAGTFLSLLNPYALLMGVTTVALFAMHGAIYLVLKTEGELQDRLRRWVNPSIIGFILCYAILTPATLLYVPHVVEAFKREPWFFALVIPAVLAIANIPREMTRQKHFFAFLSSCAAMVGLMALFGVGMYPNLLYSNPHPEHSLTVVNAASSQKTLGVMFTIALIGVPIVVAYSASIYYIFRGKVRLDRMSY, via the coding sequence ATGAGCTTCGGCTCCCTCGATCTCAACACCGTCTGGTTCATCCTCGTGGGGGTCCTGTTCACGGGCTACGTGATCCTCGACGGCTTCGACCTGGGCGTCGGCGTGCTCCACCTGTTCGCCGCGCGCACCGACCACGAGCGTCGCGTGTTCCTCAATGCGATCGGGCCAGTCTGGGACGGCAACGAGGTGTGGCTCGTCACCGGCGGCGGCGCGCTTTTCGCCGCCTTCCCCGACGTTTACGCCACCGTCTTCTCCGGCTTCTACCTGGCGTTCATGGCGCTGCTCTGCGCGCTGATTTTCCGCGCCGTCGCCATCGAATTCCGCAGCAAGCATCCCTCGGCGCTCTGGCGGCGCTTCTGGGACCTCAGCTTCGCCGGCGGCAGCATCTTCTCCGCCTTCCTGATCGGCGTGGCCATGGGCAATATCGCGTGGGGCGTGCCCGTGGACGCCCGCGGCGAATACGCCGGCACGTTCCTGAGCCTGCTCAACCCGTATGCGCTCCTCATGGGCGTCACCACCGTCGCCCTCTTCGCCATGCACGGCGCCATTTACCTGGTCCTGAAAACCGAGGGCGAGCTGCAGGACCGCCTGCGCCGCTGGGTGAACCCATCCATCATCGGCTTCATCCTCTGCTACGCGATCCTCACCCCAGCGACGCTCCTCTACGTGCCGCACGTGGTGGAAGCGTTCAAACGCGAGCCTTGGTTCTTCGCGCTCGTCATCCCCGCCGTGCTCGCGATCGCCAACATCCCGCGCGAGATGACCCGCCAGAAGCACTTTTTCGCCTTCCTCTCCTCCTGCGCCGCCATGGTCGGGCTCATGGCGCTGTTCGGCGTCGGGATGTACCCGAATCTCTTGTACAGCAACCCGCACCCCGAGCACAGCCTCACGGTCGTGAACGCCGCCTCGTCCCAGAAGACCCTCGGCGTGATGTTCACCATCGCCCTGATCGGCGTGCCCATCGTCGTGGCCTACTCGGCAAGCATCTACTACATCTTCCGCGGCAAGGTTCGCCTCGACCGGATGAGCTACTGA
- a CDS encoding cytochrome ubiquinol oxidase subunit I, protein MDVLFLSRLQFAFTISFHYLYPPLSIGLGVLLVLIEGMWLKTRNPLYHQMARFWTKVFALTFAIGVATGIVMEFEFGTNWATYSRYVGDVFGSALAAEGIFAFFLESGFLAVLLFGWDKVGPKMHFFATCMVALGAHFSAIWIVVANSWMQTPAGYHIVGEGIHARAEITDFWAMVFNPSSMDRLSHTLMGAWQAGAWLMVSVGAFYLLRRRHREFALTSVKLGLGVALIASLASLWTGHSSAQGVAVNQPAKLAAFEGHWETTGNAPLHVVGWVDEKKGETHGIAIPGLLSFLAHNDPKAPVTGLNDIPPADRPPIHFSFQLFHLMIAIGSGLIALAAWAFYLAYRGKLERSTVTLWLLTFAVLGPQIANQAGWWAAEVGRQPWIVYNLLRTSQGLSEVVSANMIVASMIMFTAVYALLFAVFVFLLNSKIHHGPDDADLLDPYENIQGAVRGAKGGAA, encoded by the coding sequence ATGGACGTGCTTTTCCTCTCACGCCTGCAGTTCGCGTTCACCATCAGCTTCCACTACCTGTACCCGCCGCTGAGCATCGGCCTCGGCGTCCTGCTGGTCCTGATCGAGGGCATGTGGCTCAAGACCCGCAACCCGCTCTACCACCAGATGGCGCGGTTCTGGACCAAGGTCTTCGCGCTCACGTTCGCCATCGGCGTCGCCACCGGCATCGTCATGGAGTTCGAGTTCGGCACCAACTGGGCCACCTACTCCCGCTACGTCGGCGACGTTTTCGGCAGCGCCCTCGCCGCCGAGGGTATCTTCGCCTTCTTCCTCGAATCCGGCTTCCTCGCGGTCCTGCTCTTCGGTTGGGACAAGGTCGGCCCCAAGATGCACTTCTTCGCCACGTGCATGGTCGCGCTCGGCGCCCACTTCAGCGCCATCTGGATCGTCGTCGCCAACTCCTGGATGCAGACGCCCGCCGGCTACCACATCGTCGGCGAGGGCATTCACGCCCGCGCCGAGATCACCGACTTCTGGGCCATGGTGTTCAACCCGTCCTCTATGGACCGGCTTTCGCACACCTTGATGGGCGCGTGGCAGGCCGGCGCCTGGCTCATGGTCAGCGTGGGCGCGTTCTATCTCCTGCGCCGCCGCCATCGTGAATTTGCCCTCACCTCCGTGAAGCTCGGGCTCGGGGTCGCACTGATCGCCTCGCTGGCGTCACTCTGGACCGGCCACAGCAGCGCGCAGGGTGTCGCCGTGAACCAGCCGGCCAAGCTTGCCGCCTTCGAGGGCCATTGGGAAACCACCGGCAATGCGCCGCTGCACGTCGTCGGCTGGGTCGACGAGAAGAAGGGCGAAACCCACGGCATCGCCATCCCCGGCCTCCTCAGTTTCCTCGCCCACAACGACCCGAAGGCCCCGGTCACCGGGCTCAACGACATCCCGCCCGCCGACCGCCCGCCCATTCATTTCAGCTTCCAGCTCTTCCACCTCATGATCGCCATCGGCAGCGGCCTCATCGCCCTCGCCGCCTGGGCGTTCTACCTCGCGTACCGCGGCAAGCTCGAGCGCTCCACCGTCACGCTGTGGCTGCTCACGTTCGCCGTGCTCGGCCCGCAGATCGCCAACCAGGCGGGCTGGTGGGCCGCCGAGGTCGGACGCCAGCCGTGGATCGTCTACAACCTGCTGCGCACCTCCCAGGGGCTCTCCGAGGTTGTCTCCGCCAATATGATCGTCGCCTCGATGATCATGTTCACCGCGGTGTACGCGCTGCTCTTCGCCGTCTTCGTCTTCCTCCTCAACAGCAAGATCCACCACGGGCCGGATGACGCCGACCTGCTCGACCCGTACGAGAACATCCAGGGCGCGGTCCGCGGCGCGAAGGGAGGTGCCGCATGA
- a CDS encoding ABC-F family ATP-binding cassette domain-containing protein: MLTIADVSKSYGTRTLFSDVSLFVARTDRLGFVGPNGAGKSTLFNLILGEEKPDTGTIEWERGADFGFLPQESAPAGDETILQIATSGKHLEPTEDNFDIDYTLEPRAKKILAGLGFKEGDADKHAKTFSGGWVMRAHLARLLVAEPALLLLDEPTNHLDLEALLWFQDYLTRYPGGLLVISHDRAFLNALCTGMLELRGGELHYYHGNYDNFLQEKEARKAQQAALYKNQQREIAHLQRFVDRFGAKATLASRAKSKEKQIERLKEDAIEEPQEELKRINFKFPQPPRSGLKVIELANVQQAYGDHVVYRDLNFTAERSQRIVLVGPNGAGKSTLLKILGDVIPIQGGTRELGQNVVTGYFAQNRLDNLNSKLSVLENVMELRTNENQLTEQQARAILGAFLFRKDDVFKPVSVLSGGEKSRLALARLLVKPPNLLLMDEPTTHLDIASIDALVNALKAYEGTLIFISHDVHFIRSLAQNVLHVHSGRLTAYAGDYDYYLEKSRATDARAALTAGFTDARPKQEPTPVVATAPATSATSSKKKPTANQLRKFREQVGQLEKRVVELEARQAEITASLEDPATYADKGKFHQLNRELASLVDEISAATNAWEKAATELAEMEA, encoded by the coding sequence ATGCTCACCATCGCCGATGTTTCGAAGTCCTACGGCACCCGCACGCTCTTCAGCGACGTGTCGCTCTTCGTCGCGCGCACCGATCGGCTGGGCTTCGTCGGACCCAACGGCGCCGGCAAATCCACCCTGTTCAACCTGATCCTGGGCGAGGAGAAGCCCGACACCGGGACCATCGAGTGGGAGCGCGGCGCCGATTTTGGCTTCCTGCCGCAAGAAAGCGCCCCTGCGGGCGACGAGACCATCCTCCAGATTGCCACGAGCGGGAAGCACCTTGAGCCAACCGAGGACAACTTCGACATCGACTACACCCTCGAGCCGCGCGCGAAGAAGATCCTCGCCGGCCTCGGTTTCAAGGAGGGCGATGCGGACAAGCACGCGAAGACCTTCTCCGGTGGCTGGGTCATGCGCGCCCACCTCGCACGTCTGCTCGTCGCCGAGCCCGCCCTGCTTCTGCTCGACGAGCCTACCAACCATCTCGATCTCGAGGCGCTGCTCTGGTTTCAGGATTACCTCACGCGCTACCCCGGCGGCCTGCTCGTGATCTCCCACGACCGCGCCTTTCTGAACGCGTTGTGCACCGGCATGCTCGAGCTCCGCGGCGGCGAGCTGCACTACTACCACGGCAATTACGACAACTTCCTGCAGGAAAAGGAAGCGCGCAAAGCCCAGCAGGCCGCCCTCTACAAGAACCAGCAGCGGGAGATCGCCCACCTCCAGCGCTTCGTCGACCGGTTTGGCGCCAAGGCAACCCTGGCCTCCCGCGCCAAGTCCAAGGAGAAGCAGATCGAACGGCTCAAGGAGGACGCCATCGAGGAGCCGCAAGAGGAGCTGAAGCGGATCAATTTCAAGTTCCCGCAGCCGCCCCGCTCCGGCCTCAAGGTTATCGAGCTCGCCAACGTCCAACAGGCCTACGGCGACCACGTCGTGTACCGCGACCTCAACTTCACCGCGGAACGCAGCCAGCGCATCGTCCTCGTCGGGCCCAACGGGGCCGGCAAGTCCACCTTGCTCAAGATCCTCGGCGACGTGATCCCCATCCAGGGCGGCACCCGCGAGCTCGGCCAGAACGTCGTCACCGGCTACTTCGCCCAGAACCGGCTCGATAACCTCAATTCCAAGCTCTCCGTCCTCGAAAACGTGATGGAGCTGCGGACCAACGAGAACCAGCTCACCGAGCAGCAGGCCCGCGCCATCCTGGGCGCGTTCCTCTTCCGGAAGGATGATGTCTTCAAACCCGTCAGCGTCCTCTCCGGCGGCGAGAAGTCCCGCCTCGCGCTCGCCCGGCTCCTCGTGAAGCCGCCGAACCTGCTGCTGATGGACGAGCCCACGACCCACCTCGACATCGCCTCGATCGATGCGCTCGTGAACGCGCTCAAGGCCTACGAGGGCACGCTCATCTTCATCAGCCACGACGTGCACTTCATCCGTTCGCTCGCGCAGAACGTGCTCCACGTCCACAGCGGCCGGCTGACCGCCTACGCCGGCGATTACGATTACTACCTCGAGAAATCGCGTGCGACCGATGCCCGCGCCGCCCTGACCGCCGGTTTCACCGACGCGCGCCCGAAGCAGGAGCCGACGCCTGTCGTCGCCACCGCCCCGGCCACCAGCGCCACCTCGTCGAAGAAGAAGCCGACCGCCAACCAGCTCCGGAAATTCCGCGAACAGGTCGGTCAGCTTGAGAAACGTGTCGTGGAGCTCGAGGCCCGCCAGGCCGAGATCACCGCCTCACTCGAGGATCCCGCGACCTACGCCGACAAGGGCAAATTCCATCAGCTCAACCGCGAACTCGCCTCCCTCGTGGACGAAATCTCCGCCGCGACCAACGCCTGGGAAAAAGCCGCCACCGAATTGGCCGAGATGGAAGCCTGA